In the genome of Raphanus sativus cultivar WK10039 chromosome 4, ASM80110v3, whole genome shotgun sequence, one region contains:
- the LOC108850237 gene encoding uncharacterized protein LOC108850237 produces the protein MRLILTFAILFGLCNEAYGKASIDIDMKLKALNKPALKTIKSEDGDIIDCVDIYKQHAFDHPALRNHKIQLKPSVEFGTTKTTIPNNGTSKPITSQSWTKSGTCPKGTIPEAILIAVGYNYVGAQSDINVWNPPRVQYHDYSSSQIWLIAGLSDQFETIEAGWVVNPHVFGDSRTRLFTYWTKDSYATTGCTNLLCSGFVQTTTSFALGAAVEPVSTPSSEQYHITVSMFLDPNTQNWWLTCGNNVLGYWPGNLFTYLKHSATAVQWGGEVYSANVRKKPHTKTTMGSGRWPSYRYGEACFHTNVRIKDYSLQIKYPPYLSEYSDEYDCYSTKLNRETYRAEPMFFFGGPGQNRFCP, from the exons ATGAGATTAATCTTAACCTTTGCGATTTTGTTTGGTCTTTGCAATGAAGCCTACGGGAAAGCTTCTATAGATATAGATATGAAACTGAAGGCCCTTAATAAGCCAGCGTTGAAAACTATCAAG AGTGAAGATGGAGACATTATAGATTGTGTAGATATCTACAAACAACATGCTTTTGATCATCCGGCCTTAAGAAACCACAAGATCCAG TTGAAACCAAGCGTGGAGTTTGGTACAACAAAGACCACTATACCAAACAACGGTACTTCTAAACCAATCACATCTCAGAGTTGGACCAAATCTGGGACTTGTCCCAAAGGGACAATACCG GAAGCGATACTAATCGCTGTTGGGTACAATTATGTTGGTGCTCAATCTGATATAAATGTCTGGAACCCTCCGCGAGTCCAGTATCACGACTACAGCTCTTCTCAGATATGGCTGATTGCTGGCCTCTCAGATCAATTTGAGACCATAGAAGCTGGCTGGGTG GTGAACCCACACGTTTTTGGAGACTCCCGCACACGCCTGTTCACCTATTGGACT AAAGACTCATACGCTACAACAGGCTGCACCAACCTCTTGTGCTCCGGTTTTGTCCAAACAACAACTAGCTTCGCCCTGGGTGCAGCCGTAGAACCCGTTTCAACTCCCTCGAGTGAACAATATCACATCACTGTTAGCATGTTCCTg GATCCGAACACCCAAAACTGGTGGTTGACTTGCGGAAACAACGTGTTAGGGTACTGGCCGGGAAATCTCTTCACATACTTAAAGCACAGCGCCACGGCAGTGCAGTGGGGTGGAGAAGTGTATAGCGCTAACGTGAGGAAGAAGCCACACACAAAAACTACAATGGGAAGTGGAAGATGGCCATCTTACCGCTATGGCGAAGCTTGTTTCCACACCAACGTTAGGATCAAAGACTATTCCTTGCAGATCAAGTATCCCCCGTATCTATCCGAGTACTCTGATGAGTATGATTGTTATTCTACAAAGCTTAACCGGGAAACGTATAGGGCAGAGCCCATGTTCTTCTTTGGAGGACCTGGTCAGAATCGTTTTTGTCCTTAA